The proteins below come from a single Neospora caninum Liverpool complete genome, chromosome IX genomic window:
- a CDS encoding srs domain-containing protein yields the protein MAHVRLAGAAAVEASPSASRFLRVNGVPLKLSLASRLGLVFLVLLVNTAGLSGNPCSFVIQAIASEAKASACVEESGGKTTCTCVSTENENPKELQATLSATKSALQLECQTNLQCAPDGLDQQQVCPEGTKDLKDCKRKGGTTQCVNVTNLLTGNTETVRWEEVNVDSKDPKPKRLTIPKENLPYTDKKFIVGCLNRGGAQAKCKLTVTLEARESATENQTVTCAYGKTSNPTHQTITLSPSQNSFTLVCGSEGEVLPTEYQNTYCVSQAEKNASAECSGNYTEVIPAYESNWWKEDRSSHSFTLAIPEDGFPEEATNITVGCQQKRADTSNNARDEAVSDSPTVCSVDVTIEGVTSSASSVGTAGAFSFLGGFAALLTGLGPVM from the coding sequence ATGGCGCATGTGCGTTTGGCGGGCGCAGCGGCTGTTGAGGCCTCACCGTCGGCatcgcgttttcttcgtgtGAACGGAGTGCCGCTGAAACTGTCACTTGCTTCTCGATTGGGATTAGTTTTCTTGGTGTTGCTCGTGAACACGGCAGGGCTATCTGGTAATCCGTGTTCCTTTGTGATCCAAGCGATAGCGTCGGAGGCAAAGGCATCGGCGTGTGTTGAAGAAAGCGGGGGTAAGACAACGTGTACCTGCGTGTCGACAGAAAATGAAAATCCAAAGGAGCTTCAGGCAACGCTGTCGGCAACGAAATCTGCGCTGCAGTTGGAGTGCCAAACGAATCTACAATGTGCACCAGACGGATTGGACCAGCAACAGGTATGTCCAGAAGGCACGAAAGATTTGAAAGACTGCAAACGTAAGGGGGGGACGACTCAATGTGTCAATGTCACGAACCTACTCACAGGCAACACTGAGACAGTGAGGTGGGAAGAAGTCAATGTCGACTCAAAGGACCCCAAGCCCAAGAGGCTAACTATTCCCAAGGAGAACCTTCCATACACCGACAAAAAGTTCATAGTGGGTTGCCTCAATAGAGGGGGAGCCCAAGCCAAATGCAAGTTGACAGTGACGCttgaggcgagagaaagtgcGACTGAAAACCAGACAGTCACATGTGCGTACGGAAAGACCAGCAATCCAACACACCAAACCATCACGTTAAGCCCCTCGCAAAACAGCTTCACTCTGGTGtgcggaagcgaaggagaagttCTCCCGACCGAATACCAGAACACGTACTGTGTTAGTCAGGCGGAAAAGAACGCCTCCGCCGAGTGTAGTGGCAATTACACAGAAGTTATCCCAGCGTACGAAAGCAACTGGTggaaggaagacagaagcAGTCACTCGTTCACTCTGGCGATTCCAGAGGATGGTTTTCCGGAAGAGGCAACGAATATCACGGTTGGCTGCCAACAGAAGCGTGCTGACACATCCAACAATGCCCGGGATGAGGCTGTATCGGATTCACCGACTGTTTGCAGCGTTGACGTGACGATTGAAGGTGTCACTTCGTCGGCATCCTCTGTGGGCACGGCTGGTGCATTCTCTTTCCTTGGAGGTTTCGCTGCGTTGTTGACAGGGTTAGGGCCTGTGATGTGA